A window of Pseudodesulfovibrio hydrargyri contains these coding sequences:
- a CDS encoding aldehyde ferredoxin oxidoreductase N-terminal domain-containing protein, with translation MIRDFFRVMVVDLTTGKTRLKEIPGRAEYLGGSGLAAHLFREFGHIDRDWDDPEQPLIFAIGPLTGYFPLMSKTCCAFRSPYHNQYTESYAGGKSALSLRFADLDALVVTGKAKRLTAVCVGSRLVDVRDVEYMRGFDAIQTGRVLRKIFPGSGRRSIMRIGPAGENLSAYACINVDTFRHFGRMGGGAVMGAKNLKAICVLGDRGFDLPEGKAYPKLYKHIFEQLTTTEMMAKYHGLGTAVNINPLNALKSLPWKNLQQTSSPEAEKISGETFADDTLLRNAACAGCPVGCIHVGFVREQFQTNNQYLYRQVGYDYEPIFSCGGMLEVTEAPEVLRILDVIEKEGLDCMSAGVALAWATEALEKGAISENETLEPLKWGDSETYMRAVEHLGRQDNDFYRLLAQGTMKCAKRYGGEDYACVLGQEMAGYATGEVFFVAEGLGFRHSHLDSGGYAYDQKHDEKDVDKALNFLLQDGRERIVLNCMVGCLFSRGVYKDDLLAEALESVGYGELNGSMEDIGRRVQRMRWRLRLEMGYRPDEVVIPKRYTEITTWKGPVDVDYMDALRRAYAAKIMEMGAPPEDEGTQAPLSTAKKTPS, from the coding sequence ATGATTAGAGATTTCTTCCGCGTCATGGTGGTCGACCTGACCACGGGCAAGACCCGGCTCAAGGAGATCCCCGGCCGGGCCGAATACCTGGGCGGCTCCGGCCTGGCCGCGCACCTGTTCCGGGAGTTCGGGCACATCGACCGCGACTGGGACGACCCCGAGCAGCCCCTGATCTTCGCCATCGGCCCGCTGACCGGCTACTTCCCGCTGATGAGCAAGACCTGCTGCGCCTTCCGCTCGCCCTACCACAACCAGTACACCGAGAGCTACGCGGGCGGGAAATCCGCCCTGTCCCTGCGCTTCGCCGACCTGGACGCGCTTGTCGTGACCGGCAAGGCCAAGCGGCTGACCGCCGTCTGCGTGGGCTCGCGCCTGGTGGACGTCCGCGACGTGGAGTACATGCGCGGTTTCGACGCCATCCAGACCGGGCGCGTGCTGCGCAAGATATTCCCGGGCTCGGGCCGCCGCTCGATCATGCGCATCGGCCCGGCGGGCGAGAACCTGTCGGCCTACGCCTGCATCAACGTGGACACCTTCCGCCATTTCGGGCGCATGGGCGGCGGCGCTGTCATGGGGGCCAAGAACCTCAAGGCCATCTGCGTGCTCGGCGACCGGGGGTTCGACCTGCCCGAGGGCAAGGCGTACCCCAAGCTGTACAAGCACATCTTCGAGCAGCTGACCACCACCGAGATGATGGCCAAATACCACGGCCTGGGCACGGCGGTGAACATCAACCCGCTCAACGCGCTCAAGTCCCTGCCGTGGAAGAACCTGCAGCAGACTTCCAGTCCCGAGGCCGAGAAGATTTCGGGCGAGACCTTTGCCGACGACACCCTGCTCCGGAACGCGGCCTGTGCGGGCTGCCCGGTGGGCTGCATCCACGTGGGCTTCGTGCGCGAGCAGTTTCAGACAAACAACCAGTATCTCTACCGCCAGGTGGGCTACGACTACGAGCCCATATTCTCCTGCGGCGGCATGCTCGAGGTGACCGAGGCCCCCGAGGTCCTGCGCATCCTCGACGTCATCGAGAAGGAGGGGCTGGACTGCATGTCCGCGGGCGTGGCCCTGGCCTGGGCCACCGAGGCGCTCGAAAAAGGCGCCATCTCCGAAAATGAAACGCTGGAGCCGCTCAAGTGGGGCGATTCCGAGACCTACATGCGCGCCGTGGAGCATCTCGGCCGCCAGGACAACGACTTCTACCGATTGCTGGCCCAGGGGACCATGAAGTGCGCCAAGCGGTACGGCGGCGAGGACTACGCCTGCGTGCTCGGCCAGGAGATGGCCGGCTACGCCACGGGCGAGGTCTTTTTCGTGGCCGAGGGGCTCGGCTTCCGCCACTCGCACCTGGACTCCGGCGGCTACGCCTACGACCAGAAGCACGACGAAAAGGACGTGGACAAGGCGTTGAACTTCCTGCTCCAGGACGGCCGGGAGCGGATCGTGCTCAACTGCATGGTCGGCTGCCTGTTCTCGCGCGGGGTGTACAAGGACGATCTTTTGGCCGAGGCGCTCGAATCCGTGGGCTACGGCGAGCTGAACGGGTCCATGGAGGACATCGGCAGGCGGGTCCAGCGCATGCGCTGGCGGCTGCGCCTGGAAATGGGCTACCGCCCGGACGAGGTCGTCATCCCCAAGCGGTACACCGAGATCACCACCTGGAAGGGCCCGGTGGACGTGGACTACATGGACGCCCTGCGCCGGGCCTACGCGGCCAAGATCATGGAAATGGGCGCCCCCCCGGAGGACGAGGGCACTCAAGCGCCCCTGTCCACGGCCAAAAAGACGCCCTCTTGA
- a CDS encoding winged helix-turn-helix transcriptional regulator has translation MKDDQLISFEQPCPIRDVLDRIGDKWSLLVLHSLSEGTLRFNGLVRNVEDISKQMLSKTLKRLEKDGFIRRTLYAEVPLRVEYELTDIGKSFLKPMAELIRWANANHRDIVLARQQYRLTNSNR, from the coding sequence ATGAAAGACGACCAGCTGATATCCTTTGAACAGCCGTGCCCGATACGGGATGTGCTCGACCGCATCGGCGATAAATGGAGTTTGCTTGTCCTTCATTCGTTGTCCGAGGGCACCCTGCGGTTCAACGGGCTTGTCCGGAACGTTGAAGACATCTCCAAACAGATGCTGTCCAAGACGCTCAAGCGGCTGGAAAAGGACGGCTTCATAAGGCGTACGCTCTATGCGGAAGTCCCGTTGCGGGTGGAGTACGAACTGACCGACATCGGGAAATCCTTCCTCAAGCCCATGGCCGAACTCATCCGCTGGGCCAATGCGAATCACCGGGACATCGTCCTTGCCAGGCAGCAGTACCGACTCACCAATTCGAATCGATAA
- a CDS encoding 4Fe-4S binding protein has protein sequence MKALRAARMERCIGCHSCSLACARQVHKVLSWNKAGIRISSSGGLSTGFEARVCLACHPAPCAQACPTGSLAQRRDGGVIQKRNLCIRCGKCAEACPVDAIFLDHLVNPYVCIHCGQCVPYCPHDCLELVDLPSREEEEGSDD, from the coding sequence ATGAAAGCTCTCAGAGCGGCCCGCATGGAACGATGCATCGGCTGCCATTCCTGTTCGCTGGCCTGTGCGAGACAGGTCCACAAGGTCCTTTCCTGGAACAAGGCGGGCATCCGCATCTCGTCGTCCGGCGGCCTGTCCACGGGTTTCGAGGCGCGCGTCTGCCTGGCCTGCCACCCGGCCCCCTGCGCCCAGGCCTGTCCCACGGGCTCGCTCGCCCAGCGCCGGGACGGCGGCGTGATCCAGAAGCGCAACCTGTGCATCCGCTGCGGCAAGTGCGCCGAGGCGTGCCCGGTGGACGCCATCTTCCTGGACCACCTGGTCAATCCCTACGTGTGCATCCACTGCGGCCAGTGCGTGCCCTACTGCCCCCACGACTGTCTGGAGCTGGTGGACCTGCCGTCCCGGGAAGAGGAGGAAGGCAGCGATGATTAG
- a CDS encoding NAD(P)-dependent oxidoreductase: MATIVLIGASGNVGTRILKELTSRNHTVTGIARHPEKIARLDGVTPLTGDVHDGKSLAPLLKGHDAVISAVRFVDSDPAVLVQAVRDAGVKRYLVVGGAGSLEVAPGKKLIDQPDFPEEYKPEASKGADFLDYLKSVTDLDWTFLSPSALFVPGERTGKFRLGKDQLLSTEAGSSISFEDFAIALVDELEKPAHVRERFTVGY, from the coding sequence ATGGCAACTATCGTACTGATCGGCGCATCCGGTAATGTCGGAACCAGAATTCTGAAGGAATTGACATCCCGCAATCATACCGTGACGGGAATAGCCCGCCACCCTGAAAAGATCGCCCGGCTTGACGGCGTCACTCCGCTAACAGGCGACGTTCACGACGGGAAGAGCCTCGCTCCCCTCTTGAAAGGGCATGACGCCGTGATCAGCGCGGTACGCTTCGTCGACAGCGATCCCGCGGTCCTTGTCCAGGCCGTCAGGGATGCCGGCGTAAAGCGTTATCTCGTCGTCGGCGGGGCCGGAAGCCTTGAGGTCGCTCCGGGGAAAAAACTGATAGATCAGCCCGACTTTCCGGAGGAGTACAAGCCCGAGGCGTCAAAGGGCGCGGACTTCCTGGACTACCTGAAATCCGTCACCGATCTCGATTGGACCTTCCTCTCCCCTTCGGCCCTGTTTGTCCCCGGCGAGCGGACGGGCAAATTCAGGCTGGGGAAGGACCAGCTTTTGAGCACCGAAGCGGGCTCGAGCATCTCGTTCGAGGATTTCGCCATCGCCCTGGTGGATGAGCTGGAAAAGCCCGCGCATGTTCGGGAGCGCTTTACCGTCGGCTATTGA
- a CDS encoding glycosyltransferase family 4 protein codes for MTGTKRIWGTLDPFFEGGPVMGRTVANVGFLDALLQADPFDEYHFFLPGKRTLGPLRGHLEQTAPGMLEDGRVRLMLREALPGRLADTAYHCFHLSDCIASQPFLSRMRNRLSERIFPVTGPIHSLSYAAYPKAFLQHLWPGATRRDAIVCTSTAGRIAVEGFFGQLRAGFGLSEATHPGPRLERIPLAVDADAYVPGQAEKDGPTRILVFGRISHHSKMDLVPLVRALHRLILDGLDPKSVELVLAGWAERETHVLDTLTHLADNAGVPLSVVLRPDEARKRELFRQADVFVSIADNPQETFGITLVEAGAFGLPVVASDYDGYRDIVTHEETGLLVPTMGLAETPDVDLDAPLNFDNQYHLALAQTTAVDIPALAGALGRLVRDPGLRAAMGAAGRDRVRRLFHWPEVIGQYTALWDALWEEPVEAGPLRDLPHPLAPEYGRIFGHYPARTLDDGVKLSIGRTGEAFYRNRDFPNVYAGLKDAIDLEAVRRLAFFARNPVDSASLIRKVSDVAPHLNVTRIKNHILWALKQDILQITE; via the coding sequence ATGACCGGCACAAAACGCATCTGGGGGACGCTGGACCCGTTTTTCGAGGGCGGTCCCGTCATGGGCCGCACCGTGGCCAATGTCGGCTTCCTGGACGCCCTGCTCCAGGCCGACCCGTTTGACGAATACCATTTCTTTCTGCCCGGCAAGCGGACCCTTGGCCCGCTGCGGGGGCATCTGGAACAAACCGCGCCCGGCATGCTCGAGGACGGGCGCGTCCGGCTCATGCTCCGGGAGGCGCTGCCCGGGCGATTGGCGGACACGGCCTACCACTGCTTCCATCTGTCGGACTGCATCGCCAGCCAGCCGTTTCTTTCACGCATGCGCAACCGCCTGAGCGAGCGCATCTTTCCGGTCACCGGGCCGATCCATTCCCTGAGCTACGCGGCCTATCCCAAGGCGTTTCTGCAGCACCTGTGGCCGGGCGCCACCCGGCGCGACGCCATCGTCTGCACCTCGACGGCCGGCAGGATCGCGGTGGAGGGATTCTTCGGGCAGTTGCGCGCGGGGTTCGGATTGAGCGAGGCGACCCACCCCGGGCCGAGGCTCGAACGCATCCCCCTGGCCGTGGACGCGGACGCCTACGTTCCGGGCCAGGCCGAGAAGGACGGCCCGACGCGCATCCTGGTCTTCGGACGCATCTCCCACCACTCGAAGATGGACCTGGTTCCGCTGGTCCGCGCCCTGCACCGGCTGATCCTGGACGGGCTCGACCCGAAGTCCGTGGAGCTGGTTCTGGCGGGCTGGGCCGAGCGGGAGACGCACGTCCTGGACACCCTGACCCACCTGGCTGACAACGCGGGCGTGCCCCTGAGCGTGGTCCTGCGGCCGGACGAAGCGCGCAAGCGGGAGCTGTTCCGGCAGGCGGACGTGTTCGTGTCCATCGCGGACAACCCCCAGGAAACCTTCGGCATCACCCTGGTCGAGGCCGGGGCCTTCGGCCTGCCCGTGGTGGCCTCGGACTACGACGGGTACCGGGACATCGTGACCCACGAAGAAACCGGCCTGCTGGTGCCGACCATGGGGCTCGCCGAGACCCCGGACGTGGACCTGGACGCGCCGCTCAATTTCGACAACCAGTACCACCTCGCCCTGGCCCAGACCACGGCCGTGGACATTCCGGCCCTGGCCGGGGCGCTCGGGCGGCTGGTCCGCGACCCGGGGCTGCGCGCGGCCATGGGCGCGGCCGGACGGGACCGGGTGCGCCGCCTGTTCCACTGGCCCGAGGTCATCGGGCAATACACGGCCCTGTGGGACGCGCTGTGGGAAGAGCCGGTCGAGGCCGGGCCGCTGCGCGACCTGCCCCATCCCCTGGCCCCGGAGTACGGGCGCATCTTCGGCCACTATCCCGCGCGGACCCTGGACGACGGCGTGAAACTGTCCATCGGCCGCACCGGGGAGGCATTTTACCGAAACCGTGATTTTCCCAACGTGTACGCGGGGCTGAAGGACGCCATCGACCTTGAGGCCGTCCGGCGGCTGGCCTTTTTCGCCCGCAACCCGGTTGACAGCGCCAGCCTGATACGCAAGGTATCGGACGTGGCGCCCCACCTGAATGTCACCCGGATCAAAAATCATATCCTGTGGGCGCTCAAGCAGGATATCCTGCAAATCACGGAATGA
- a CDS encoding DUF47 domain-containing protein, whose translation MSINILRSSIKIERQIDEFLNQISEAGLIFKSGTEAYLAGDAEGFEAKLADITLKEHRGDELRRTIETALYSKTLIPESRGDVLELLESMDYLLGGFKGALWRIEIESPEIPEPFHAGILELSDNVVKTAEAIVLSARAFFKDLSTITNHMHKVSFWETECDKIVSRLQRDIFRDDSLRLSHKMQLRDYTGGLDKIADKAEDVADKLAIYVIKRSL comes from the coding sequence ATGAGCATAAACATCCTCCGTTCCAGCATTAAAATAGAAAGACAGATCGACGAATTTCTGAACCAGATCAGCGAGGCGGGGCTGATCTTCAAGTCGGGCACCGAGGCCTACCTGGCGGGCGACGCCGAGGGATTCGAGGCCAAGCTGGCCGACATCACCCTCAAGGAACACCGGGGCGACGAGCTGCGCCGGACCATCGAGACGGCCCTGTACTCCAAGACTCTCATCCCCGAGTCGCGCGGCGACGTGCTCGAACTGCTCGAGAGCATGGATTACCTGCTGGGCGGGTTCAAGGGCGCGCTGTGGCGCATCGAGATCGAGTCCCCGGAGATCCCCGAACCCTTTCACGCGGGCATCCTCGAGTTGAGCGACAACGTGGTCAAGACCGCCGAGGCCATCGTCCTTTCGGCGCGGGCCTTTTTCAAGGACCTGTCCACGATCACCAACCACATGCACAAGGTCTCGTTCTGGGAGACCGAATGCGACAAGATCGTCTCCCGCCTGCAGCGGGACATCTTCCGCGACGACTCCCTGCGCCTGAGCCACAAGATGCAGTTGCGCGACTATACGGGCGGCTTGGACAAGATCGCGGACAAGGCCGAGGACGTGGCCGACAAGCTGGCCATCTACGTCATCAAGCGCTCGCTGTAG
- a CDS encoding inorganic phosphate transporter produces MTSIFFSSGIFLGWSLGANNMSNVFGTAVGTRMIRFRTAAVWCSAFVILGSVVSGGGASETLGRLGSINALAGAFMVALASAVTMFVMTKASYPASTSQTIVGSIVGWNLFSGSLIDYGALTRILSTWVFCPVLAALFSMLLYVLCRRLLRLTKPHMLTQDHLTRLGLLLAGIFGSYALGANNISTVMGVFVPISDFSPINLFGLVTLSAAQQLFFLGGLAIAVGVFTYSKKVIMTVGGGGIMKLSPVAAFIVVVSHSLVLTIFSSQGLSDAFVSLGLPAIPLVPVSSSQAIVGAVVGIGLLKGGRAIRWRTVGAICSSWAVTPVLAAGICFVSLFFLQNVFMQQTYRPERYRLTGAEAARLAPEVDTAGLDGLLGRTFANARDFKDRLDRVREYSEADLRRIMETARLCDASAATALQGAADAEGAARGAMP; encoded by the coding sequence ATGACATCCATCTTTTTTTCGAGCGGCATATTCCTGGGCTGGTCCCTGGGCGCGAACAACATGTCCAACGTCTTCGGCACGGCCGTGGGCACCCGGATGATCCGTTTCCGTACCGCGGCCGTCTGGTGCAGCGCGTTCGTCATCCTCGGTTCGGTGGTCAGCGGCGGCGGAGCCTCGGAGACCCTGGGCAGGCTGGGCTCCATCAACGCCCTGGCCGGGGCCTTCATGGTCGCCCTGGCCTCGGCCGTGACCATGTTCGTCATGACCAAGGCGAGCTACCCGGCCTCCACCTCCCAGACCATCGTCGGCTCCATTGTGGGTTGGAACCTTTTTTCCGGGTCGCTCATCGACTACGGGGCCCTGACGCGCATCCTGTCCACCTGGGTCTTCTGCCCCGTCCTGGCGGCGCTCTTCTCCATGCTCCTGTACGTTCTGTGCCGCAGGCTGTTGCGCTTGACCAAGCCGCACATGCTCACACAGGACCACCTGACCCGCCTGGGGCTGCTCCTGGCCGGGATCTTCGGCTCCTACGCCCTGGGGGCCAACAACATCTCCACGGTCATGGGCGTGTTCGTGCCCATCTCCGATTTTTCGCCCATCAACCTTTTCGGCCTGGTCACCCTGAGCGCGGCGCAGCAGCTCTTCTTCCTCGGCGGCCTGGCCATCGCCGTGGGCGTGTTCACCTATTCCAAGAAGGTCATCATGACCGTGGGCGGCGGCGGGATCATGAAGCTCTCGCCCGTGGCCGCCTTCATCGTGGTCGTCTCCCACTCCCTGGTCCTGACCATCTTCTCCTCCCAGGGGCTGAGCGACGCCTTCGTCTCCCTGGGGCTGCCCGCCATTCCGCTGGTGCCCGTGTCCAGTTCCCAGGCCATCGTGGGTGCGGTGGTCGGCATCGGACTGCTCAAAGGCGGCCGCGCCATCCGCTGGCGCACGGTGGGGGCCATCTGCAGCAGCTGGGCGGTGACCCCGGTCCTGGCGGCGGGCATCTGCTTCGTCTCCCTGTTCTTCCTGCAGAACGTGTTCATGCAGCAGACCTACCGTCCGGAGCGCTACCGGCTGACCGGGGCCGAGGCGGCCCGGCTGGCTCCCGAGGTGGATACCGCCGGGCTGGACGGCCTGCTCGGGCGGACCTTTGCCAATGCCCGGGACTTCAAGGACCGGCTGGACCGGGTCCGGGAGTACTCAGAGGCCGACCTGCGGCGGATCATGGAGACCGCCAGGCTGTGTGATGCGTCGGCGGCCACGGCGCTTCAGGGAGCGGCGGACGCCGAAGGCGCGGCGCGGGGGGCGATGCCGTGA
- a CDS encoding AbrB family transcriptional regulator, with translation MQQLVHLVLIMGAALAGGLLASRLNVPGSVIIGAMLGVIVLKLCLAAPLALPRQWSLFIQIVVGATVGSRFSLDMLQQLRHYAVPILLSALLLILLGSVMAVVFTKFWGIDPGTAFISTSPGAMTAMTGMAGGLNVDIFLVLTFHITRVILVILLAPAIMRISRLFL, from the coding sequence ATGCAACAACTCGTGCATCTCGTTCTGATCATGGGGGCCGCGCTCGCCGGCGGGCTGCTCGCCAGCCGCCTGAACGTGCCCGGCAGCGTCATCATCGGCGCCATGCTCGGCGTCATCGTCCTGAAACTGTGCCTGGCGGCCCCCCTGGCCCTGCCCAGGCAGTGGTCGCTCTTCATCCAGATCGTGGTCGGGGCCACGGTCGGCTCGCGCTTCTCCCTGGACATGCTCCAGCAGCTCAGGCACTACGCGGTGCCCATCCTGCTCTCGGCGCTGCTGCTGATCCTCCTGGGCAGCGTCATGGCCGTGGTCTTCACCAAGTTCTGGGGCATCGACCCGGGCACGGCCTTCATCAGCACCAGCCCCGGGGCAATGACCGCCATGACCGGCATGGCCGGCGGCCTGAACGTGGACATCTTCCTGGTCCTGACCTTCCACATCACCCGGGTCATCCTGGTCATCCTCCTCGCCCCGGCGATCATGCGCATCAGCCGTCTGTTTCTCTAG